A stretch of Physeter macrocephalus isolate SW-GA chromosome 8, ASM283717v5, whole genome shotgun sequence DNA encodes these proteins:
- the ENC1 gene encoding ectoderm-neural cortex protein 1 produces MSVSVHENRKSRASSGSINIYLFHKSSYADSVLTHLNLLRQQRLFTDVLLHAGNRTFPCHRAVLAACSRYFEAMFSGGLKESQDSEVNFDNSIHPEVLELLLDYAYSSRVIINEENAESLLEAGDMLEFQDIRDACAEFLEKNLHPTNCLGMLLLSDAHQCTKLYELSWRMCLSNFQTIRKNEDFLQLPQDMVVQLLSSEELETEDERLVYESAINWISYDLKKRYCYLPELLQTVRLALLPAIYLMENVAMEELITKQRKSKEIVEEAIRCKLKILQNDGVVTSLCARPRKTGHALFLLGGQTFMCDKLYLVDQKAKEIIPKADIPSPRKEFSACAIGCKVYITGGRGSENGVSKDVWVYDTLHEEWSKAAPMLVARFGHGSAELKHCLYVVGGHTAATGCLPASPSVSLKQVEHYDPTTNKWTMVAPLREGVSNAAVVSAKLKLFAFGGTSVSHDKLPKVQCYDQCENRWTVPATCPQPWRYTAAAVLGNQIFIMGGDTEFSACSAYKFNSETYQWTKVGDVTAKRMSCHAVASGNKLYVVGGYFGIQRCKTLDCYDPTLDAWNSITTVPYSLIPTAFVSTWKHLPS; encoded by the coding sequence ATGTCCGTCAGCGTGCACGAGAACCGCAAGTCCAGGGCCAGCAGTGGCTCCATTAACATCTATCTGTTCCACAAGTCCTCCTACGCGGACAGTGTCCTCACTCACCTGAACCTGTTACGCCAGCAGCGTCTCTTCACCGACGTCCTTCTCCATGCCGGAAATAGGACCTTCCCGTGTCACCGGGCGGTGCTGGCCGCGTGCAGCCGCTACTTCGAAGCCATGTTCAGCGGCGGCCTGAAGGAGAGCCAGGACAGCGAAGTCAACTTCGACAACTCCATCCACCCGGAAGTCTTGGAGCTGCTCCTCGACTACGCTTACTCCTCCCGGGTCATCATCAATGAAGAAAACGCGGAATCACTCCTGGAAGCTGGTGACATGCTGGAGTTTCAAGACATCCGGGATGCCTGCGCCGAGTTCCTAGAGAAGAACCTGCACCCCACCAACTGCCTGGGCATGCTGCTGCTGTCTGACGCGCACCAGTGCACCAAGCTGTACGAGCTCTCCTGGAGGATGTGTCTCAGCAATTTCCAGACCATCAGGAAGAACGAAGATTTCCTCCAGCTGCCCCAGGACATGGTAGTGCAGCTCTTGTCCAGTGAAGAGCTGGAGACGGAAGACGAAAGACTTGTGTACGAGTCTGCAATTAACTGGATCAGCTACGACCTGAAGAAGCGCTACTGCTATCTCCCGGAGCTGTTGCAGACGGTGAGGCTGGCTCTGCTACCGGCCATCTATCTCATGGAGAATGTGGCCATGGAGGAGCTCATCACCAAGCAGAGGAAGAGCAAGGAGATCGTGGAAGAGGCCATCAGGTGCAAGCTGAAAATCCTGCAGAACGACGGCGTGGTGACCAGCCTCTGTGCCCGGCCCCGGAAAACTGGCCATGCCCTCTTCCTCTTGGGAGGACAGACTTTCATGTGTGACAAGCTGTATCTGGTCGACCAGAAGGCCAAAGAGATCATTCCCAAGGCCGACATCCCCAGCCCAAGAAAAGAATTCAGTGCCTGTGCAATTGGCTGCAAAGTATACATTACTGGGGGGCGAGGGTCTGAGAATGGAGTCTCGAAAGATGTCTGGGTTTATGATACCCTGCATGAGGAGTGGTCCAAGGCGGCCCCCATGCTGGTGGCCAGGTTTGGCCATGGCTCTGCTGAACTGAAGCACTGCCTGTACGTGGTCGGGGGGCACACTGCCGCCACTGGCTGCCTCCCGGCCTCCCCCTCAGTCTCTCTAAAGCAAGTAGAACATTATGACCCCACAACCAACAAATGGACCATGGTGGCCCCTCTCCGAGAAGGGGTCAGCAATGCCGCCGTGGTGAGTGCCAAGCTCAAGCTGTTTGCTTTCGGAGGTACCAGCGTCAGTCATGACAAGCTCCCCAAGGTTCAGTGTTACGATCAGTGTGAAAACAGGTGGACGGTCCCGGCCACCTGTCCCCAGCCCTGGCGTTACACGGCGGCAGCTGTGCTGGGTAACCAGATTTTTATTATGGGGGGAGATACCGAGTTCTCCGCCTGCTCTGCTTATAAATTCAATAGCGAGACTTATCAGTGGACCAAGGTGGGAGACGTGACAGCAAAGCGCATGAGCTGCCACGCTGTGGCCTCCGGAAACAAACTCTACGTGGTTGGAGGGTACTTTGGCATTCAGCGATGCAAAACTCTGGACTGCTACGATCCAACGTTGGATGCGTGGAACAGCATAACCACGGTCCCGTACTCGCTTATCCCTACTGCGTTTGTCAGTACCTGGAAACATCTGCCCTCTTAA